The genomic window AGGCAGGGGGAGCTGGCCATTTCCTTGTCTCCCCGCCCAGTCCACCtgagctggggctcctgggcctTGGATCTGAGACCACATGACAGCTGAGTCTCACCCTGAAAACCTGCTTTGGAACCAGAGATGGACTGACCTGGGGTTTGGGGCCTGGAGCTGCTCTTCCTGTGTTTGGCCTTCCCCCTCCTCATGCTCCGGGTTCCTGTGAGGCAGATGTGGTTCCATGTGGGGTCCTAGGGAATCCTGCAGCTGTGCagcagggtgagggaggggaggggtcctcCTGCCCATCTCCACTCAGCTCTGCAGGGCCATTCTCCTCTGTTTGATATTTTGTTCCGTGGaaactttttgttctgttttgttttaattaaagggctctaatgatttctttttaaaaagtttgaaaatcagagtgtctgtgtggctcagctggtttaagtgtccaactcttgatttttgcttgggtcatgatctcatggttcaggagtttgagccctgcatcgggctctgtgctgacagtgtggaccctgcttggaattctttctctctgccctctcccactttcatactctctctctctcaaaatgagtaaataaactaaaaaaaatcaagtttgaaaatcttttagttttatgCAAAGTatcctcaacttaaaaaaattgttttttaatgtttatttattttgagagaggcagagcgcaaggggagggggtagggacagagagagagagggaagcacagaatgtaaagcaggctccaggctccgtccgagctgtcagcacagagcctgacgcggggctcaaacttacgagctgtgagatcacgacctgagccgaagtcggatgcttaattgactgagccacccaggccccctgcgtatccttaacttaaaaaaaatgtttatatattttgagagagagagagtgagtgcatgcaGGAGCCAGggaagcgcagagagagagaatcccaagcaggctccacgctgtcagtacagaccctgacgcaggctcgatcccatgaattgtgagatcatgacctgagctgaaatcaagagctggttggttcctcagccactcaactgattgagccacccaggcgccccagtatcttCAGCTCTTATTTGAGAGAAACATAGTAACATTCAAATGTAACttaagtcaggggcgcctgggtgtctcactcggttgagcgtccctttgagcgtccgacttcggctcaggtcatgatctcacggtctgtgagttcgagccccgcatcgggctctgtgctgatggctcagagcctggagcctgcttccgattctgtgtctccctctctctctgccccttccctgctcatgctctgtctctgtctcaaaaaataaataaataaacattaagaaaaaaaattttttttcaaatgtaacttAGGTCAAAAAAGattcacccaggagcccccagttcTCACTGACGTTTTATTTCGAATATGGTCTTTAAGTTTTACTGGTACGGATATGTATTTCATGACAAAAATTTTGAGCCACTCCTATGGGTCACACACTGAGATCCAAGAGTAGGGGTGTCACCTTCTCTTTGCCTGGTCTCCTGGCGAAGGGCGGCTCCTGAGGGCAGCTGTCTTTCCTGGTGTGGGATCTGCCTCAGCTCCCCAGCCCAGTCTGCAGCCTGGTCTCCTTCTGCGGTGACAGCAGTGTCCTGAGACTAGGGCCTTTGCTGGGCCTTTGCCCTGGGTCCTTGTGaggtgctggggctgggggtgtgtCTCTGGGCTTGGTGATTAAGCTAGAGGCCACTTCCTCTCCTTCATGACAGGCCAATTGTCATTTCCCCAGCTTTCATCCAAGAGGAAACTCTGTAGAAGTAAGCAAAATAGCATAGTGAGAAAAGTGATTCGATTTctctatttgattattttttatttttaaaattctttttttatagcgtttacttatttatttgggggggggcagagaataagcaagcaggggaggggcagagagagagggagacacagaatccgaagcaggctccaggctccgagctgtcagcacagagcccgatgtggggctcgaactcatgaaccgtgagatcatgacctgagccggtcagacgcttaactgactgtgccacccaggcgccctgcagttCAATTTCTGAAAGAAGGAAGTTGTGTTTTGAAAAACATCCTGAATCAGGTTTTCAGGGGCCTGTGAGTAGACAGGTCCAGCTGGGGGTCTGGTTGCATGGGGTGGTTCTGACCTGTGCTGTTCACTTTCCTGGGCCTTGAGCAAGTCCTTGGGCCCCTCTTGCCAGGCTCCAGTTTCTCCATCTAGGCGAGTGAGGAACAGGGAGGTCTGCTCTGGGCTTCACCTTCACATGGAGACCGCGCACGGTGGGCATTTGATGCAACCTgatgcctgcccccccccccccccccccactgggcAGGGTCTCTTCCTGGCCTCTGACATTCAGCAGCTGCGGCAGGCCATCGAGGAGTGCAAGCAGGTGATTCTGGAGCTGCCCGAGCACTCGGAGAAGCAGAAGGATGCCGTAGTTCGGCTCATCCACCTCCGGCTGAAACTCCAGGAGCTGAAGGTGTGTGCTGACCTACCTACCATGGAGGCTGGGGGGGGAATGTAGGAATCTCCCCTTCCAGATGCTGAGGGGCGGAAAGGGGGGGCCCTCGCCCCTTGTGGGGCTATTTCTCTATTAGTCTGATCTTGATTGGCCAGTCCTGGTCACATGCCACCTACTGGAGCAAGTAAGTGAGGTAAGGCCTGCCTCGAACCTCGTTACCTAGAGttggtgggtgtgtgtgggggggtggttcCTGAGGATTTTGCAAAGGGGACACTGGTAAGGGTAATGGATTCTGGAGGCCAAAACCCATAGCTGTCCTTGAAGTCCTTGAGTGTGTGCACTCTTGAGCTTGGCTGCCATTGGGTCCCTGACTGGCTCATGAATCCCTGGGAACTTAGAAACTAGAATATTCACTAGGATATAGGTAAGGGTATGGTAACAAAGATGCCCCCAAATCCAGTGGTTTAAAGGAGTCAGATGTATAATTTTACTTATGTAGAAACCCTATAGGTGGCCTAGAGCCCATACGGCAGCTGATGGTGTTGGGGATCCCAGGCCTTCCAGTCCTTGTGAGAATCCAAGATGGCCTCATGGCACTTTGAGTCTGTACTTAGCAGAAAAAAcgtgggaggggggagaaggccATGTCACTCCTGCTCACACACCCTTGGCCCTAACATGGTCCCAGGACAGCACCTAGGTGCAGGAGATGTTGGGAAAATCAGTCTGTACTCTGGGTGGTTCAGGCCTGACTCATCATTGGCGATTTCTTTCGCTAAAGGGAAAAGGGGGTGTGACGTTGGGGGAGCTCACAATATGTGCTGTAAACGGTACCTGGAAGAACTAGCCCCAGGGGCTCACGGGAAGGGAAAGGAGTTACAGCAGGCTCACCTGtggcccctccctgggcctctctcTAGGACCCCAACGAGGACGAGCCCAACATCCGAGTCCTCCTCGAGCACCGTTTCTACAAGGAGAAGAGCAAGAGTGTGAAGCAAACCTGTGACAAGTGCAACACCATTATCTGGGGGCTCATTCAGACCTGGTACACCTGTACAGGTGGGCTGAGCCCCAGACCTGCTCCTCCTGGGTGGGTAGTCCTGGtccccagggcagggcagagacctTCAGCCCTGCTGCCATATCTGGGCTGTGTTCCGGTGAGTTCTCTGCAGTGTGCTCAGTATTTGCTGAGCCCTGAGGAATACTGGGCACAAAACAAGGGACAAGAGACTCAAACTCCTGCCTTTATCAGGCTCACATCCACGTTCGGCTTTCTAGTATAGTAGCCACGAGCCACACGGGAACTCAAACTGATTCAAACAAGTAACGATTTAGTTCCTTACTAGTGCTGTCTACGTTACAAGTGCTTAATGGCCACATGAGGCTGGGGGCTACCATGTTGGTCAGTGCAAAGAAAACGTTTCCATTATGGCTGCAAATCTCTATGGATGGTGCTGTTCTGAACGAGCATATGGTGTGTCAGACAGTTGAAGAAACGTGAGGAAAGAGAATAGCGTAGGTCAGGGAGTGTGATGGGTGTGACTTTAGGGTGGAATAAAAAGGCATCACGTGACATTCAAGCAACACTTGGAAGTCAGGGAGCAAGTCAGGAGTGTATGTGGGGAAGAATGCCCCTGGTGGGGGGGACTTGGCTAGATACCCTGGCTGGTGTGTGTCCAGTGTCTTCAGTGTGGAGCAGAGAAAAGTGTGGCTGGGCCATTGCATCTGAGAGGAGGTTGGTAGAGGTGGGCTCAGAGGCGACCAGGTACTTTCTCTAAGTGCACCGGGGGCCGTAGGTCGGTGCTGGACGTGCTTAGGTTTTAAcgagatcactctggctgctgagCTGAGCACCAGCTGAAGGAGGAAGTGCAGAGATGGACAGGGAGGATGATGGCGCTCTGATCGGGGTGGGGCTGTTTTGGAGGAGAAGAACCCAGGTGCAGCACTGCCTGAAGGGCTGGAAATGGGCATAAGAGTGGAGTTGAGATGATTTACAAATTTTAGTCTCAGTAGGTGGAAGGTTGGAGTCATTGAAACGCGAGGCGGGAAAACCATGTGTGGGAGGTGGGTTTGTCAAGGAAGAATGAGAATTCCATTTAGACTGAGCGGGTCTGATGCCCTTCAGGCATCCAGGGGGGAATGGCCGGTGGTCTGGAGTTGAGGACGAAGGCCCGCACGCACCCACAGGGCAAGGCTTGGGAGGGGGCCTGACAAGGTCTTTCAAGTTCTGGGGCCTGCAGTGGGGCCTGGAGAAGCTCTCAGGTCGATGTGGGAATCGGAGTAGAGCTGAAGGCCAGTCCAGGCTGCAggatcccctccctcccccgtctGAGAGGCACGTTGctggtcctccccaccccaggctgttATTACCGCTGTCATAGCAAGTGCTTGAACCTCATCTCCAAGCCCTGCGTGCGCTCCAAAGTCAGCCACCAAGCGGAATACGAGCTGAACATCTGCCCCGAGACAGGGCTGGACAGCCAGGATTACCGCTGCGCGGAGTGCCGGGCGCCCATCTCTCTGCGTGAGTGCCCCCGGAGAGGGCAGGGCGCAGGGTGAGGGAGGCTGCTCCGGGCAGGGTACCCCGGCCAAGAGCTGTGAGAAACTTGGATCAGTCAGACGCTAAGGACGGCTTGGCTCCCGTGGATggtgtcctgctctctctcctggaggagggagaaggggctgcTACTGGTGCCTTTTCTCTTCCCGCTCAGCAGACCGGGCTCCCGCCTAGGTCATGTGGGAGTACTCACAAGGCTGCCCTGCTCCAGCCTCCCCGGCGGCCCCAGCGTCACAGAAAGCCCGCCTGGACGGGAAAAACGGCACGATAGTCGCTCGTGCGCCATATGTTAGGCCTTCTTCCAGAGAGTTGCTGATGTTAATTTATGGGGTCCTCTCAGCAGTCCCGTGGTGGGGGTTATTGTCCCATTTTACCGATGACAAGGCTGAGGGTAGCCGGGTGCCTGATTTGCTTCAGGTCTTGGGGCTCAGAAGAGGTTGCGTCAGGTCTGGAGGGTGGCTGTTTCCCTGTATGTGGCCCCTTCCTTCCACAGGGGGCGTGCCCAGCGAGGCCCGGCAGTGTGACTATACCGGCCAGTACTACTGCAGCCATTGCCACTGGAATGACCTGGCTGTCATCCCGGCACGAGTTGTGCACAACTGGGACTTTGAGCCGcgcaaggcaggggcaggggcagggggggaggggtggggctcgTATACAGGCTGAGTGGGGAGGAACTGTAGCCCCAAGGACGGAGAGCCAGTGCtcaggcctggggggtggggggagcggatcttggtcctgggggggggggcgtggggggggtggTATGTGTAATGCTGGAGGTGCCACTCCATCGTGTCCCCCAGGTGTCCCGCTGCAGCATGCGCTACCTGGCACTGATGGTGTCTCGTCCAGTCCTCAGGCTCCGCGAGATCAACCCTCTGCTCTTCAACTATGTGGAGGAGCTGGTGGAGATCAGGGTgaggctggagggggcagggtggacgttgtccccccccccaccccgccccgtgtGTCCTGGGAGGAGAGATGCCACCTGCTGAGGGCTAGTGAGGCCCCTTGGCTACCTTTAGGGTTAAAGACACTAGAGCAGTGTCCGGTCACAATGACAGTAGGCCCAGAGgcaatttgaaattttctagTAGCCGCCTTAAAAGTAAAAcgcaggtgaaattaattttaacaatatattttagttGATCCAATGTATCCAAAAGATTATTGCAACATAATTAACGTACTACATTATTGAGATgtattgcattctttctcttttttgtacaATGTGTCTGAGGATAAATGCATCTCAGAGTGCAGTTGGCCTGGACGCTGTGATTTGAACTTGAGCTCGGCTGCAGCTCTCAGATCTGGGACCATCCCGGGGGATGTGACCTAGGGGATGCATCCTGTCCCCTCTTGACCTGGAGTGCCAGCCCCCTCAGCCACCCAGATGTGCCAGGGTGCAGCTCCGCCCTGGCCGGGAATGCCCACCTGCCCCTCTCGTCCTTAGAAGCTGCGCCAGGACATCCTGCTCATGAAGCCATACTTCATCACTTGCAAGGAGGCCATGGAGGCACGTCTGCTCCTGCAGGTCAGGCCACTGGAGCGGGAGCTGGGGGTCCGGGgtcggggaggaggagggcacatGGGAAACAGAGAGCCAGGGCAATGAGGACACGCTGCGCCCAAGACTTTTTCAGACGAGTCGACAGCTTATGTGTGCTGTGCATTTGGCACAGGGTCTCCCAGACTCCCAAGGAACGTGAGGTCTTCAGTAAGCAAACAGGCAGTCTGCCCACAAAAGCGTTCTCTGATTACGTCCGTGCGAGAAACACTGGGAGAAGCAGGTATTGACCTGAATCTCCACGCAGTGGACCGGGCACAGGCGTGGACCGGGCACAGGCCTGCCCAGGCAAGACTGACCACGAACACACTTTTTCAGGCTCacttatttgttcaacaaatattcgGGGGTATTCACTGTTCTAGATCCTAGGGAGCAGGGAACAAAACAGGTAGGGATCCTTGCTCTCACTTCAGGGAGCACCCTTCgggtggggaagaaaaataagcagaacGTCGGGGCGGGGGTTGAGGTCTGTGGACAAGATACGGCAGGGAAAGGAGGTGCAGAATGTTGGTGGTAAACAGGGCCAGGGCCGGGAGGAGGTGTGGCATGCTGGGCAGAGGTGGGGTGTGCCCGCTGTGTTGGAAGCAGCAAGGTGACCGGTGTGGATGGCGCAGGGGGTGCTCTCTGGGGCCCAGACACCCTCTGCAGCCTGTTGCTTCCATGAGCACCCCTAGGGCCCAGATGTTGGGAGTGTCGGGGTGGGCAGTGGAAGGGGCCCTCACCTGGTATTGGGGTCACGGTTGCTGGGACCCACAGCTCCAGGACCGGCAGCATTTTGTGGAGAACGATGAGATGTACTCTGTCCAGGACCTGCTGGATGCGCACACGGGCCGCCTCAGCTGCTCGCTCACGGAGACCCACACACTCTTTGCCAAGCACATCAAGCTGGACTGTGAGGTGGGCCCCCTAGCCCGGACCGGGGGGCATCGCCCTCTGCTCCCAGTCTCAAGGGCAGGGAGGATGGGAAAACAGCTTGGCCCAGTGTGCCCTTCGGAGCATGCGCTGACCTGCCCCCCACTCTCCACTGTTGCCCCCCAGCGGTGTCAGGCCAAGGGCTTCGTATGCGAGCTCTGCAGAGAGGGTGATGTGCTGTTCCCCTTCGACAGCCACACGTCCGTGTGCACCGAGTGCTCTGCTGTCTTCCACAGGTTAGTGTGGCTCCGACCCACCCTTAGGCCAGGTGAGGGGGCTCCTGCCACAGTGGGGGGCATTTAGGGTCAGGTCTTTGCTGCCTGATTTTCAAAGCCCTTGGCTTTGATCCTAGATACGGGGTTAGACCCTGATGTGAACTAAATTCAAAGTTCCCCTGGGAACAAGCAcctgtggggctggggagggtgctGCAGCCCAGACCCCAGGTGTGCACACGGTGTCTGACCTGCTCCCATTTTCCACCAGACCTGA from Panthera tigris isolate Pti1 chromosome E2, P.tigris_Pti1_mat1.1, whole genome shotgun sequence includes these protein-coding regions:
- the DEF8 gene encoding differentially expressed in FDCP 8 homolog isoform X1, which produces MEYDEKLARFRQAHLNPFNKQLVPRQHEQRASEEAPDFASEEALPELPPGEPEFHCTERVMDLGLSEDHFSRPVGLFLASDIQQLRQAIEECKQVILELPEHSEKQKDAVVRLIHLRLKLQELKDPNEDEPNIRVLLEHRFYKEKSKSVKQTCDKCNTIIWGLIQTWYTCTGCYYRCHSKCLNLISKPCVRSKVSHQAEYELNICPETGLDSQDYRCAECRAPISLRGVPSEARQCDYTGQYYCSHCHWNDLAVIPARVVHNWDFEPRKVSRCSMRYLALMVSRPVLRLREINPLLFNYVEELVEIRKLRQDILLMKPYFITCKEAMEARLLLQDLLDAHTGRLSCSLTETHTLFAKHIKLDCERCQAKGFVCELCREGDVLFPFDSHTSVCTECSAVFHRDCYYDNSTTCPKCARLTLRKQSLFQEPGPDVDA
- the DEF8 gene encoding differentially expressed in FDCP 8 homolog isoform X2 yields the protein MEYDEKLARFRQAHLNPFNKQLVPRQHEQRASEEAPDFASEEALPELPPGEPEFHCTERVMDLGLSEDHFSRPVGLFLASDIQQLRQAIEECKQVILELPEHSEKQKDAVVRLIHLRLKLQELKDPNEDEPNIRVLLEHRFYKEKSKSVKQTCDKCNTIIWGLIQTWYTCTGCYYRCHSKCLNLISKPCVRSKVSHQAEYELNICPETGLDSQDYRCAECRAPISLRGVPSEARQCDYTGQYYCSHCHWNDLAVIPARVVHNWDFEPRKVSRCSMRYLALMVSRPVLRLREINPLLFNYVEELVEIRKLRQDILLMKPYFITCKEAMEARLLLQLQDRQHFVENDEMYSVQDLLDAHTGRLSCSLTETHTLFAKHIKLDCERCQAKGFVCELCREGDVLFPFDSHTSVCTECSAVFHRDCYYDNSTTCPKCARLTLRKQSLFQEPGPDVDA